From a region of the Coprococcus comes ATCC 27758 genome:
- the cas9 gene encoding type II CRISPR RNA-guided endonuclease Cas9 (Cas9, originally named Csn1, is the large, multifunctional signature protein of type II CRISPR/Cas systems. It is well known even to general audiences because its RNA-guided endonuclease activity has made it a popular tool for custom editing of eukaryotic genomes.) yields MGYTAYNLNVLGYEEFAKRVELLFKDTDAVKRLNDSHMQMAEGFDLNALPGSPALRRGVSQAIKVLDDIVSVAGKAPDRIYLKVTRTASNSRKGKRTAKRSDKIKQALKALDADAAADLGAAKLLRELGMFDEKEINERIYLYFHQAGKCLYTGKPIDITRIASNDYYVDHVVPLAYRKDESLDNKVLVYAEASRYKSETLLVSPAVQRKMLPFWRMLRNAGLMSERKLNALIRTEISEGMLKSIIGRQFTENSWEAKLFTAAIAAKYPGTVVIPVKAGVIGAVRSRIGIPKSLKANQFYHAHDALLAAEVGRYMELAKPAFVHNRVKYEQYMRKIKLVNEENKKAPKSQLDFFAGGFFFDRVDKDTGEVYWNKDEEVERIYRACGWKNLRVTYAAFEDGGAFWKQTIYSPREKSKLIATKSDRPAEIYGGYSSQTFANFFVYEVMKKKVKQLRFGAVPAAIASKSDPDTYNAMLEMYARGLAKTAKEKFVRIVRARVLKNTMIELYGERFRIAGEKQVYPVRQMPLAIDEVYLLKGVETIAAAGNAGASAKIDFEKAAESLVGFWDLLLEKLPVNYPKLTVQLKLGLLKHPKDILAATSESEFPAIVYKIAEAEIQVMEQASGLRNMSDTKILGGNTFGGSLVFTFNKVLNDPKSKACFIDTTPAGLYEVKTKIW; encoded by the coding sequence ATGGGCTATACCGCTTACAACCTGAATGTTCTCGGTTATGAGGAGTTTGCCAAGCGTGTTGAGCTCCTGTTCAAAGATACCGATGCCGTGAAGAGGCTTAACGATTCGCATATGCAGATGGCAGAAGGTTTTGATCTGAACGCACTTCCCGGTTCGCCGGCACTTCGTCGAGGCGTGAGTCAGGCGATAAAGGTGTTGGATGACATCGTTTCTGTTGCTGGCAAGGCTCCGGATCGCATTTATCTGAAGGTGACGCGAACCGCCTCGAATAGCCGAAAGGGTAAGCGAACCGCCAAGCGCTCCGATAAGATCAAGCAGGCACTCAAGGCATTGGATGCGGATGCAGCGGCGGACCTTGGTGCGGCGAAGCTGCTTCGTGAGCTTGGCATGTTCGATGAGAAGGAGATTAACGAGCGCATCTACCTGTATTTCCATCAGGCAGGAAAATGCCTTTATACGGGAAAGCCGATCGACATCACTCGGATTGCATCGAATGATTACTATGTCGACCATGTTGTACCGCTTGCTTACCGTAAAGATGAGTCACTGGATAACAAGGTGCTTGTTTATGCAGAGGCCAGTCGTTATAAGAGTGAAACTCTGCTCGTGTCTCCAGCGGTGCAGCGGAAGATGCTGCCATTTTGGAGGATGCTTCGTAACGCCGGACTTATGTCCGAGCGAAAGCTCAACGCGCTGATCCGTACTGAGATTTCCGAAGGCATGCTGAAATCGATTATCGGAAGGCAGTTCACGGAAAACAGCTGGGAGGCAAAACTGTTTACGGCTGCGATTGCGGCAAAGTATCCGGGAACGGTTGTCATTCCCGTTAAGGCTGGGGTTATCGGTGCCGTGCGTAGCCGGATCGGAATTCCAAAAAGCCTTAAAGCGAACCAGTTCTATCACGCACACGACGCTCTGCTTGCAGCCGAGGTCGGGCGCTATATGGAACTTGCGAAGCCAGCGTTCGTCCATAATCGCGTTAAGTATGAGCAGTACATGCGCAAGATCAAGCTGGTTAATGAGGAGAACAAGAAGGCTCCGAAGTCACAACTTGATTTCTTTGCCGGCGGTTTCTTCTTTGACCGTGTCGACAAGGACACAGGTGAGGTTTACTGGAACAAGGATGAAGAGGTGGAGCGCATCTATCGTGCATGTGGATGGAAGAACCTTCGTGTCACATATGCCGCCTTTGAAGACGGCGGCGCCTTTTGGAAACAGACGATTTACTCTCCAAGGGAGAAGTCGAAACTGATTGCCACGAAGTCAGACCGTCCGGCAGAAATTTATGGTGGGTACAGCTCTCAGACGTTTGCCAATTTCTTTGTCTATGAAGTGATGAAGAAAAAGGTGAAACAGCTTCGTTTCGGTGCGGTACCGGCTGCGATCGCATCGAAATCTGATCCGGATACTTACAACGCTATGCTTGAGATGTATGCTCGCGGTTTGGCGAAAACGGCAAAAGAGAAATTCGTTCGCATCGTTCGTGCCCGTGTTCTTAAGAACACGATGATCGAGCTTTATGGCGAGCGCTTCCGGATCGCCGGTGAGAAGCAGGTGTATCCGGTGCGCCAGATGCCATTGGCGATTGATGAGGTGTACCTGCTGAAGGGAGTTGAGACGATTGCAGCGGCAGGAAATGCCGGAGCATCCGCAAAGATTGATTTTGAGAAAGCCGCAGAGTCTTTGGTTGGATTTTGGGATCTGCTCCTCGAGAAACTTCCGGTCAATTACCCGAAACTGACGGTTCAGCTGAAGCTTGGCTTGCTAAAGCATCCGAAGGACATCCTTGCGGCAACGAGTGAATCCGAATTCCCGGCTATCGTTTACAAGATTGCAGAGGCTGAAATTCAGGTAATGGAACAGGCAAGCGGACTTCGGAATATGTCGGACACCAAGATTCTCGGCGGCAACACGTTTGGCGGAAGCCTGGTGTTCACCTTTAACAAGGTGCTGAATGATCCGAAGTCAAAGGCTTGTTTTATTGATACTACGCCGGCCGGTCTTTATGAGGTGAAAACGAAGATTTGGTAA
- a CDS encoding flotillin family protein — protein sequence MLFDLFGPLLGPLLIVIMVIVVFESCWRKCPPDKLMIVSGFGQTRSVSGKGTFVIPGLQRVDTLALGAVQVQLTTENDIPTQDAILIHACAVANFQIGQTPELIEIASKNYLNMNKEEMTRQVTEVMLGKMREVIGQMDLKELMRDRESFNHKVFEGSRDDLANLGLELRTFNVQDFSDSQGIIRSMGADQAAEIKKEAELAQIRAEQEVAERQNQLDLKKAELKKTADKAAAEADMVKQTVTAEKQRELYVAQQEAQIAAETKKVELAERQVAVKERELDATVRKQAEADRYAAEQKADAELYTRTKNAEAAKVEAQNKSDADLYSAQKTAEGVSAKAKAEAEATRLKGEADGAAEKAHGEGVAAGIKAQTEAYNGMENAYLLANRYIDVMPEVAEAVAKPLASVDSIKMYGDGNATKLVRDTTGMVDQVTSGLKDATGIDLTELLSSFHHPFQPRDDSSQS from the coding sequence ATGCTTTTTGATTTGTTTGGTCCTCTGCTCGGACCGCTTCTAATCGTGATCATGGTGATCGTCGTGTTCGAGTCCTGTTGGAGGAAGTGCCCGCCGGACAAACTGATGATTGTATCTGGATTCGGGCAGACGCGCAGCGTGTCCGGAAAGGGCACATTCGTTATCCCCGGACTGCAGCGTGTGGACACGTTGGCGCTCGGCGCAGTTCAAGTTCAGCTCACGACCGAGAATGACATTCCGACCCAGGACGCGATTCTGATTCATGCTTGCGCCGTGGCGAATTTTCAGATCGGCCAGACGCCCGAGCTGATTGAGATTGCTTCCAAGAACTATTTGAATATGAACAAGGAGGAGATGACCCGTCAGGTCACCGAGGTGATGCTCGGAAAGATGCGTGAGGTTATCGGTCAGATGGACCTGAAGGAGCTCATGCGTGACCGTGAGTCCTTTAACCATAAGGTATTCGAGGGTTCGCGTGACGATCTTGCGAATCTCGGTCTTGAGCTCCGCACGTTCAACGTCCAGGATTTCTCCGATTCGCAGGGGATTATCCGCTCGATGGGCGCCGACCAGGCAGCTGAGATCAAGAAGGAAGCGGAGCTCGCCCAGATCAGGGCGGAGCAGGAGGTCGCCGAGCGCCAGAACCAGCTTGATTTGAAGAAGGCGGAGCTGAAGAAGACCGCCGACAAGGCCGCAGCCGAGGCAGATATGGTCAAGCAGACCGTGACGGCCGAAAAGCAGCGTGAGCTTTATGTCGCACAGCAGGAGGCGCAGATCGCAGCCGAGACCAAGAAGGTCGAACTCGCCGAGCGACAGGTTGCCGTGAAGGAGCGCGAGCTGGATGCCACGGTCCGCAAGCAGGCCGAAGCTGACCGCTATGCTGCAGAGCAGAAAGCGGATGCCGAGCTCTACACACGCACCAAGAATGCCGAGGCTGCCAAGGTCGAGGCACAGAATAAGTCTGACGCCGATCTCTACAGTGCCCAGAAGACAGCTGAAGGCGTCTCGGCCAAGGCAAAGGCTGAGGCAGAGGCGACGCGCCTTAAGGGCGAGGCCGACGGCGCCGCTGAGAAGGCACATGGCGAGGGTGTCGCCGCCGGCATCAAGGCCCAGACGGAAGCATACAATGGTATGGAGAACGCCTACCTTCTCGCCAATCGCTACATCGATGTTATGCCGGAGGTTGCCGAGGCAGTCGCCAAACCGCTTGCGTCTGTCGACTCCATTAAGATGTATGGCGATGGTAACGCCACGAAGCTCGTCCGTGACACGACCGGCATGGTCGATCAGGTGACCAGCGGTCTCAAGGATGCAACTGGCATCGATCTTACCGAGCTGCTTAGCTCGTTCCATCATCCATTTCAGCCTCGTGATGACAGCAGCCAATCGTAA
- a CDS encoding CAP domain-containing protein, with the protein MYEKKHALPSKKFHAPKGIARLTVTAATMAAMTGSSLISPFTAFAQTGDGGTQHPAVMSPIAAHAGAASGTGAKSAAQTIADLQKAVNEAKAKEDAAKAAYDEAAGPYNEAASARDQAKASYDSAVSAGTAADRAAMDEYARQVAEGKDAADAAGKDLEQAKAGLADAKADASEKDEAYQSALKAAQDAKDALDKAKADAVSATPEAISAAEQAVRDAQAAVERAQAGLANANATLADAQSKLVAAQSAKDSADAVLAAAQQNKDAADAKAAAASAAYEKAKADLAAAEAGASGPEYDAAKQKVADAEATLAAAQAAQSQCESELEQVQSAAATAQTELNDAQAALSVKQQAAVDAASGVNDAQSALDAANSDLDAAKQANADAIAKLDAAKQAVKDAESAKAAADVELTNAKTAKDTADAAVTAAQQKVDEAQAKLDSADAQLKQGAIGFFKAMGADSAIEIIQNCTHKDYTEVGNSLDATSLDSMLAAIPYMKSINEYRKSVGLSELQVTYKLIAAAIANANYSDVKFGHSMQFDTTENLAWNYGTDPKPQWVDQEKAFFDQAVQELYGVTGLTGKDAVDFYKTHSGIESYVNQHFKVAGYPATVGHYLHVISPEIGYMGMAVCSKGTLNGWQTDSLDTANLGWAGSGWNMNPMSVDEYEQNLTSYINGLKSAKSALDVAKADLASKKQAAAGAATTVQQKQVAVDSAQAGVDAAKQGVADAQRAVDATKADVAAKQQGVTDAQTELDAAKSDLDAANAAVDTAKSTVQQKQVAFDAANAAVMTAQSKLDSAKADTAAKQQGVDDANADLAKFFQDVADAKKAVDTAKSVHDAAAADQAEKAAVLAAAKQKANGTARALADAQRAVDAAKADTGVAADRLTGSQTDLVGAQSNLDILTGLAAKLAETQQREQDAVKAVNDTKAALDAAKADAIAAESLVSAAEQAKAQADAKLSKLNSIDAGAAIASGHDVNADDALNALFAAAVEARAKVAPAKAILDEKQAAVDGLQSGYDAALAAYEQAKSDRIAAEQKLSDEIARQEAEEAAKQQAAYTPKHLAGTDTAQPGNLAQTGDRAGLIGETFVIGGTVLVAAGVFLDQKKRREQM; encoded by the coding sequence ATGTACGAGAAGAAACACGCACTGCCAAGCAAAAAGTTTCACGCCCCGAAGGGGATCGCACGTCTGACCGTCACCGCGGCGACCATGGCCGCCATGACCGGATCGAGCCTCATCTCACCGTTCACGGCATTCGCCCAGACCGGTGACGGGGGCACACAGCACCCCGCCGTGATGTCGCCGATCGCCGCCCACGCCGGCGCGGCATCCGGTACCGGCGCGAAATCCGCCGCACAGACCATCGCGGACCTGCAGAAGGCAGTCAACGAGGCGAAGGCGAAGGAGGACGCCGCCAAGGCAGCCTACGATGAGGCCGCCGGTCCCTACAACGAGGCGGCTTCCGCCCGCGACCAGGCCAAGGCATCCTACGATTCGGCAGTCAGCGCCGGCACGGCAGCCGACCGAGCGGCAATGGACGAGTACGCCCGTCAGGTCGCGGAGGGCAAGGACGCCGCCGATGCCGCCGGCAAGGACCTCGAGCAGGCGAAGGCAGGTCTCGCAGACGCCAAGGCCGATGCGTCCGAGAAGGACGAAGCGTACCAGTCCGCCCTCAAGGCGGCCCAGGATGCCAAGGACGCCCTCGATAAGGCCAAGGCAGATGCCGTAAGCGCCACCCCGGAGGCAATCAGTGCCGCCGAACAGGCCGTGCGCGACGCCCAGGCTGCCGTGGAAAGGGCACAGGCCGGCCTCGCCAACGCCAACGCGACGCTTGCCGATGCCCAGTCCAAGCTGGTTGCGGCCCAGTCTGCAAAGGATTCCGCCGACGCCGTCCTCGCCGCAGCCCAGCAGAACAAGGACGCGGCGGATGCGAAGGCCGCAGCCGCCAGCGCCGCCTACGAGAAGGCGAAAGCAGACCTCGCCGCAGCGGAGGCAGGCGCCAGCGGTCCGGAGTACGATGCGGCAAAACAGAAGGTCGCGGACGCGGAGGCAACCCTCGCCGCCGCACAAGCGGCACAGTCCCAGTGCGAGTCCGAGCTCGAGCAGGTGCAGTCCGCCGCGGCAACGGCACAGACCGAGCTAAATGATGCCCAGGCGGCTCTCTCCGTAAAGCAGCAGGCCGCGGTCGATGCCGCGTCCGGCGTGAACGACGCCCAGTCCGCACTCGATGCCGCGAACTCCGACCTCGATGCGGCCAAGCAGGCGAACGCCGATGCCATCGCCAAGCTGGATGCCGCGAAGCAGGCTGTCAAGGACGCCGAGTCCGCCAAGGCAGCCGCCGACGTAGAGCTTACGAACGCCAAGACCGCAAAGGATACCGCTGACGCGGCCGTGACCGCCGCCCAGCAGAAGGTCGACGAGGCACAGGCGAAACTCGACTCCGCCGATGCGCAGCTAAAGCAGGGAGCCATCGGCTTCTTCAAGGCCATGGGTGCCGATTCAGCCATCGAGATCATCCAGAACTGTACACACAAGGACTACACCGAGGTCGGAAACAGCCTCGATGCGACCAGTCTCGACAGCATGCTCGCGGCAATCCCGTACATGAAGTCCATCAACGAGTATCGCAAGTCCGTCGGTCTCTCCGAACTCCAGGTCACCTATAAGCTCATTGCAGCGGCGATAGCCAACGCAAACTATTCCGATGTCAAGTTTGGACATTCCATGCAGTTCGATACGACCGAAAACCTCGCATGGAATTATGGAACCGATCCGAAACCGCAGTGGGTTGACCAAGAAAAGGCTTTCTTCGATCAGGCGGTTCAGGAGCTCTATGGCGTCACCGGTCTAACCGGTAAGGATGCCGTAGATTTCTACAAGACGCATAGCGGGATTGAATCCTATGTCAACCAGCACTTCAAGGTTGCCGGATATCCCGCAACCGTCGGTCACTACCTGCATGTCATCAGCCCCGAAATCGGCTATATGGGCATGGCAGTCTGCAGCAAGGGAACCTTGAACGGCTGGCAGACCGACAGCCTCGATACCGCAAACCTTGGTTGGGCAGGTTCAGGCTGGAACATGAATCCCATGTCCGTCGACGAGTACGAGCAGAATCTGACCTCCTACATCAACGGCCTGAAGAGCGCCAAGAGCGCACTCGACGTAGCCAAGGCCGATCTCGCATCCAAGAAGCAGGCAGCCGCCGGCGCCGCCACAACCGTCCAGCAGAAGCAGGTCGCGGTGGATTCCGCACAGGCAGGTGTCGATGCCGCAAAGCAGGGTGTTGCCGATGCCCAGCGTGCCGTCGATGCCACCAAGGCTGATGTCGCCGCCAAGCAGCAGGGCGTCACGGATGCCCAGACCGAGCTTGATGCGGCGAAATCGGACCTCGATGCCGCCAACGCGGCAGTCGATACGGCAAAGTCGACCGTCCAGCAGAAGCAGGTCGCCTTTGATGCTGCCAACGCAGCCGTAATGACCGCACAGTCTAAGTTGGATTCCGCCAAGGCGGACACCGCTGCTAAGCAGCAGGGCGTAGACGATGCGAACGCCGACCTCGCGAAGTTCTTCCAGGACGTCGCCGACGCCAAGAAGGCGGTCGATACCGCAAAGAGCGTCCATGACGCGGCGGCAGCCGACCAGGCCGAGAAGGCGGCAGTCCTCGCAGCCGCCAAGCAAAAGGCGAACGGCACCGCACGCGCCCTCGCGGATGCCCAGCGTGCCGTCGATGCCGCAAAGGCCGACACCGGCGTTGCCGCCGACAGGCTCACCGGCTCCCAGACCGATCTTGTGGGCGCACAGTCGAACCTCGACATCCTCACCGGTCTTGCCGCGAAGCTCGCAGAGACACAGCAGCGCGAGCAGGATGCAGTAAAGGCCGTCAATGACACCAAGGCCGCGCTCGATGCCGCGAAGGCGGATGCCATCGCCGCCGAGTCCCTGGTCTCCGCCGCCGAGCAGGCAAAGGCGCAGGCAGACGCCAAGCTGTCGAAGCTGAACTCCATCGATGCCGGCGCGGCGATCGCTTCCGGCCATGATGTGAACGCGGATGACGCCCTCAACGCGCTTTTCGCCGCAGCAGTCGAGGCACGTGCCAAGGTCGCTCCTGCCAAGGCCATCCTGGACGAGAAGCAGGCCGCGGTGGACGGGCTCCAGTCCGGCTATGATGCGGCACTCGCCGCCTACGAGCAGGCGAAGTCCGACCGCATCGCAGCGGAGCAGAAGCTTTCCGATGAGATCGCACGACAGGAGGCAGAGGAGGCGGCAAAGCAGCAGGCGGCATACACCCCGAAGCACCTCGCCGGCACGGATACCGCCCAGCCCGGCAACCTCGCCCAGACCGGTGACCGCGCGGGACTCATCGGCGAGACGTTCGTCATCGGCGGTACCGTCCTCGTGGCAGCCGGCGTCTTCCTCGATCAAAAGAAGCGCCGCGAGCAGATGTAG